The proteins below come from a single Candidatus Bathyarchaeota archaeon genomic window:
- a CDS encoding polyprenyl synthetase family protein, translated as MTKQKVGNLVVKDLRKRSQKSLEYAKQILLDEKIEQPDLNCALEHYVANWGEFTHPGLFSMAYEAAGADPAEGLQAQAAILMFTAAFDIHDDIIDRSTEKHNVPTVYGKFGAEMALLLGNAFLIEGFKLFAESIIKLPLEKQKDAPRKLQELLYEVGNAHALELALKDSKNITASEYLHITELKAASLEADMYFGALFAGAKDAENAALARIGRLLGILLTLRDDIVDIFDAEELHQRIQVQDLPIPLILAMGNQEIKASIMPIISKPELTKSDVAELVEIAVDSPPVKKLKTVMQQFVDEGLYLSSKLLETKPKSKLQNLLKFMLEDL; from the coding sequence ATGACCAAACAAAAAGTCGGCAACCTAGTGGTCAAGGACCTTAGGAAGCGAAGCCAAAAAAGCCTGGAATACGCCAAGCAGATTCTTCTTGACGAGAAAATCGAGCAGCCTGATCTTAACTGTGCACTGGAACACTATGTTGCCAACTGGGGCGAGTTTACGCATCCGGGCCTGTTTTCTATGGCTTACGAGGCAGCAGGAGCAGACCCCGCTGAGGGCTTGCAGGCACAGGCGGCGATTCTGATGTTTACAGCAGCATTCGACATTCATGACGATATCATTGATAGGTCCACGGAAAAACATAATGTCCCAACGGTTTACGGCAAATTCGGCGCTGAAATGGCGCTTCTTTTAGGTAACGCATTTTTGATTGAGGGCTTCAAACTCTTCGCTGAATCCATCATCAAGCTGCCTTTAGAAAAACAGAAAGATGCTCCCCGAAAGCTCCAAGAGCTCCTGTATGAAGTGGGAAATGCCCATGCCCTCGAATTAGCGCTCAAAGACAGCAAAAACATAACAGCCAGCGAATACCTGCATATTACTGAACTGAAGGCGGCAAGCCTTGAAGCAGACATGTACTTTGGCGCGTTGTTCGCCGGAGCAAAAGACGCTGAAAATGCGGCGTTAGCCCGAATCGGTAGGCTACTTGGTATCCTGTTAACTCTACGAGATGACATCGTTGACATCTTTGATGCAGAAGAGTTGCATCAGAGAATCCAGGTTCAAGATTTACCCATCCCCCTCATATTAGCCATGGGGAATCAAGAAATCAAAGCTTCAATTATGCCAATTATTAGTAAACCTGAACTTACAAAGAGTGACGTTGCAGAATTGGTTGAAATAGCTGTTGATTCACCGCCCGTTAAAAAACTTAAGACGGTGATGCAACAGTTTGTAGATGAAGGTTTATATCTGTCAAGCAAGCTCCTAGAGACAAAGCCCAAAAGCAAGCTTCAAAATCTCTTGAAGTTTATGCTTGAAGATCTTTGA
- a CDS encoding translation elongation factor-like protein — MTQSERTVEEDIIEIGNITHYFSKINVAVVALMLPLSIGDRIQIKGPQTDFEQLVESIQIENRIIRRAEGGQNVGLKVSQPVRGKDVVYKKF, encoded by the coding sequence GTGACGCAGAGTGAGCGAACAGTGGAAGAGGACATAATAGAAATCGGGAACATAACTCACTACTTCTCAAAAATAAACGTGGCAGTCGTCGCCTTGATGCTTCCGCTCTCCATTGGCGACCGAATCCAAATCAAGGGACCCCAAACAGATTTTGAACAACTCGTCGAATCTATCCAGATAGAAAACAGGATAATCCGACGCGCCGAAGGCGGCCAGAATGTCGGCTTAAAAGTTAGTCAGCCTGTCCGCGGAAAGGACGTTGTGTACAAAAAGTTTTAG
- a CDS encoding response regulator, producing MATSKKTILVVDDDKSILRTFTRILQKSGYEIVTAETGKEAIEKAENRHYDLALVDIRLPDMDGTDLLAKLKKQLQQTVKIMITGFPSLETGVKALDEGADAYLVKPVKPQELLVLLEEKLKNREEATEVSH from the coding sequence GTGGCAACATCTAAAAAAACAATCCTGGTTGTTGACGACGACAAATCGATACTTCGAACTTTCACTCGTATTCTACAGAAAAGCGGCTATGAAATCGTCACGGCGGAGACAGGAAAAGAAGCCATAGAGAAAGCTGAGAATCGCCACTACGACTTAGCCCTAGTAGACATACGGTTACCTGACATGGATGGCACGGATTTGTTGGCGAAACTCAAAAAGCAGCTCCAGCAAACCGTAAAAATCATGATTACGGGTTTTCCGTCGCTGGAAACGGGCGTTAAAGCCCTCGACGAAGGCGCAGACGCATATCTGGTGAAGCCCGTTAAGCCCCAAGAGCTTTTGGTGCTTCTTGAAGAGAAACTCAAGAACCGCGAGGAAGCAACCGAAGTCAGCCACTAA
- a CDS encoding TIGR04084 family radical SAM/SPASM domain-containing protein: protein MFFHLLLTSDCNLQCRYCFGESLDDFDEEFGDDIQIDYNLPRKVTYDIADLKAFVEKDPDCVLTFYGGEPLMQMDKLRQIMDAISPKLYMMQTNGLLLDKLEPKYINRLHTLLVSIDGQETLTNHYRGSGTFRRVVDNLKLVRRNGFSGELIARMTVMEQTDIEKQVRWLLDNEDFSFTSIHWQLNAGFWGNDYPRRNFEQWSQSSYIPGVHALTRFWVDYMEQKGVVLRLYPLLGIANSLLYDEKECLMRCGSGWINYSIQTDGYIIPCPTMWGMKEYYLGHLKNSDPLRLPKLFVEQKPCSDCKILGVCGGRCLYTNITKRWTDENYLKVCHTVEELIAAVKGEVPRMRRLIAEGKIELKDFDYLKFNGCEIIP, encoded by the coding sequence ATGTTCTTTCATCTGCTCCTCACCAGTGACTGTAACCTGCAATGCCGCTACTGCTTCGGCGAAAGCCTCGATGACTTCGACGAGGAATTCGGAGACGACATACAAATCGACTACAACCTCCCCCGCAAAGTCACCTACGACATAGCGGACCTGAAGGCGTTTGTGGAGAAGGACCCCGACTGCGTTTTAACTTTCTATGGCGGGGAGCCCCTGATGCAGATGGATAAACTGCGCCAAATCATGGATGCAATCTCGCCTAAGCTGTATATGATGCAGACCAACGGGTTGCTGCTCGATAAACTCGAACCCAAATACATCAACCGCCTCCATACACTGCTGGTTTCAATCGACGGCCAAGAAACCCTAACGAACCATTACCGCGGTTCAGGAACCTTCCGTCGTGTAGTTGATAACCTTAAGCTGGTTCGGCGCAACGGGTTTAGCGGCGAATTGATTGCTCGAATGACGGTTATGGAGCAGACCGACATCGAAAAGCAGGTTAGATGGCTGCTGGACAACGAGGACTTCAGCTTCACTTCGATTCATTGGCAACTCAACGCTGGCTTTTGGGGAAATGATTATCCCCGGCGGAACTTTGAGCAGTGGAGCCAAAGCAGCTACATCCCCGGGGTGCATGCGTTAACTCGGTTTTGGGTGGATTATATGGAGCAGAAAGGTGTTGTGCTCAGGCTTTATCCGCTTCTGGGCATCGCTAACTCGCTGCTCTACGATGAGAAGGAATGCTTGATGAGATGCGGCAGCGGCTGGATTAACTATTCCATCCAAACCGACGGATACATAATTCCCTGCCCAACCATGTGGGGCATGAAAGAGTACTACCTGGGGCACCTAAAAAACTCTGATCCGCTGCGGCTGCCTAAGCTGTTTGTGGAGCAAAAACCCTGTAGCGACTGCAAAATCCTTGGGGTCTGTGGAGGACGCTGCCTATACACTAACATCACCAAGCGGTGGACTGATGAGAACTACCTGAAAGTCTGCCACACCGTCGAGGAACTCATCGCCGCTGTAAAAGGAGAAGTGCCGAGGATGCGCAGGCTGATAGCTGAAGGCAAAATTGAGTTGAAGGATTTCGATTACTTGAAATTTAACGGCTGCGAAATTATTCCCTAA
- a CDS encoding molybdopterin-dependent oxidoreductase, whose amino-acid sequence MTSQPKKRKTNPKLIAAIAIAIIIVSSASAAAIYIFNQPPQIKPTTTELSDLTITLVGADGQQKTLNKNDLLALQSVTGDGGILSHATQVSGVGAYTGVPVKTLLNLVGGVNIDQTVTVKATDGYTMTYTYNQVASGEEFATYNASTLSQTAPTQPVQLVLTYYRDGTVLPDDEGPLRMGVLGREGLITQGNLWVKWVIQLTVNPSAPVTSSPTQTSTATTAATHKPVASTAPTTAPTATPTPTPTAVPITGTQLTVVAANGTQITLDSNQLMALTSVSGTGGTKSGIGLGNYGIYTGVPLLTICSLVGGFSSTNIIRFTASDNYVTTYTYQQAHGQDIPMYDQNQNSATPTHGLTVIIAHHLNGTALPHETSSDPGPLRIMAIGSDGYYMQGNLSPRMVVKIEIL is encoded by the coding sequence ATGACGTCTCAACCCAAAAAAAGAAAAACCAACCCCAAACTCATAGCCGCCATCGCAATTGCAATCATCATCGTATCATCAGCCTCGGCAGCAGCTATCTACATCTTCAACCAGCCCCCACAAATAAAGCCAACAACAACCGAACTCTCCGACCTCACCATTACGTTAGTCGGCGCTGACGGACAACAAAAAACCCTAAACAAAAATGACCTTCTAGCACTCCAAAGCGTTACGGGAGACGGAGGAATCCTTTCACATGCGACCCAAGTCAGCGGAGTCGGCGCGTACACAGGGGTCCCAGTGAAGACCCTTCTCAATTTAGTCGGTGGAGTCAACATTGACCAAACTGTTACTGTGAAAGCCACCGACGGTTATACCATGACCTACACTTACAATCAAGTTGCTTCAGGCGAAGAATTCGCCACCTACAACGCCTCCACCCTATCTCAAACCGCTCCAACCCAGCCAGTACAGCTTGTTTTAACGTATTACCGTGACGGAACTGTTCTACCGGACGACGAGGGACCACTTAGGATGGGCGTTTTGGGGCGTGAAGGATTAATCACTCAGGGCAACCTTTGGGTAAAATGGGTTATTCAACTAACCGTTAATCCATCCGCTCCAGTAACATCATCACCTACGCAGACATCCACGGCCACCACTGCCGCCACTCACAAGCCAGTCGCCTCAACTGCGCCTACAACCGCACCAACAGCCACTCCGACACCAACCCCAACCGCAGTGCCCATAACGGGAACTCAACTAACTGTTGTAGCAGCCAATGGCACACAAATCACTCTGGATTCTAACCAGTTAATGGCGTTAACATCGGTTTCTGGGACAGGGGGAACTAAATCAGGCATTGGATTAGGCAACTATGGAATTTACACTGGAGTGCCCTTGCTAACTATATGTAGTTTGGTCGGCGGATTTAGCAGCACTAACATAATTAGGTTCACAGCTTCCGACAACTATGTCACAACCTACACCTACCAGCAAGCACACGGGCAAGACATCCCAATGTATGATCAAAACCAAAACTCAGCTACGCCCACCCATGGACTAACAGTGATAATAGCTCACCATCTTAACGGTACAGCTTTACCACATGAAACATCCAGCGACCCCGGACCCCTAAGAATAATGGCTATCGGCTCAGACGGCTACTATATGCAAGGCAATCTGAGCCCGCGTATGGTGGTAAAGATCGAAATCCTCTAA
- the gpmI gene encoding 2,3-bisphosphoglycerate-independent phosphoglycerate mutase — MDKPELGIGNTRPLVLVILDGWGLQEKTVGNAIAAANLPNFQRIWRRYPHTTLNASGDAVGLPEGVMGNSEVGHLNLGAGRLILQDLVRINKAIQTSEFMHNPTLLSHLKAARDAGRSIHFMGLLSDGGVHSDISHLFALLRLAKTLGCEKVWVHCFLDGRDTPPKIAEKYLDELQKMMDALSVGKIATVIGRYYAMDRDNRWDRTAKAYYAITQAEGLKASSAEAALSGAYLRGEGDEFVQPTVIEGYGGFGEGDRVVFYNFRSDRPRQLVRSLYQPGFDFFDRKVFFHPDVVCMTQYDKEFHLPTVFPPLQIKNGLGEYLSSRGLRQFRIAETEKYAHVTFFFNGGVEKPYPGEDRVLVKSPKVATYNLKPQMSAEEVTAILVEKITAQLYDFVLVNYANPDMVSHTADWKATIAALETIDECLGKVLAATARAGGLCIVTSDHGHAEQLIDPDTGGPWTAHTCNPVPFIVVTDAPLKLRQGQLGDVAPTVLELMGIAQPSEMTGRSLIEKTV; from the coding sequence ATGGATAAACCCGAACTCGGCATCGGCAACACGCGTCCCCTTGTGCTTGTTATACTCGACGGTTGGGGGCTACAGGAAAAAACAGTCGGCAACGCCATCGCAGCCGCTAACCTGCCGAATTTCCAGAGAATCTGGCGGCGATACCCCCACACGACGCTGAATGCTTCAGGCGATGCGGTAGGGCTGCCCGAGGGCGTGATGGGAAACTCGGAGGTCGGGCACCTTAACTTGGGCGCGGGCAGGTTAATCCTGCAGGATCTGGTGCGGATAAATAAAGCCATCCAAACCAGCGAATTCATGCATAACCCCACCCTGCTAAGCCACCTAAAAGCTGCCAGAGACGCGGGGCGCAGTATCCACTTCATGGGGTTGCTATCCGACGGCGGCGTCCACAGCGACATAAGCCACCTGTTTGCTCTTCTTAGGCTCGCTAAAACTTTGGGTTGCGAGAAGGTTTGGGTTCACTGTTTCCTCGACGGAAGAGATACCCCGCCTAAAATCGCGGAGAAGTACCTTGATGAACTCCAAAAAATGATGGATGCCCTGTCAGTGGGGAAAATCGCTACGGTGATCGGTCGGTATTATGCGATGGATAGGGATAACCGCTGGGATCGAACCGCAAAAGCCTACTATGCCATCACGCAGGCGGAGGGGCTAAAAGCATCGTCTGCAGAGGCGGCGCTGTCTGGGGCGTATCTGCGGGGGGAAGGCGACGAATTCGTGCAGCCCACCGTAATCGAGGGGTATGGCGGCTTTGGCGAGGGTGACCGTGTGGTTTTCTATAACTTCCGCTCGGACAGGCCCCGGCAGCTGGTGCGCAGCCTCTACCAACCCGGCTTTGACTTCTTTGACCGAAAAGTCTTCTTCCATCCCGACGTTGTATGCATGACGCAGTACGATAAAGAATTCCATTTGCCCACCGTGTTTCCGCCCCTGCAAATCAAAAATGGGTTAGGCGAGTATCTTAGCAGCCGGGGACTACGTCAATTCCGCATCGCCGAGACCGAAAAGTATGCGCATGTCACCTTCTTCTTCAACGGCGGAGTCGAGAAACCCTACCCCGGCGAGGACCGCGTGCTCGTCAAGTCGCCTAAGGTGGCAACATATAACCTAAAGCCGCAGATGAGCGCAGAAGAGGTCACCGCGATTCTAGTCGAGAAAATAACGGCTCAGCTCTATGATTTTGTTTTGGTAAACTATGCTAACCCCGACATGGTTTCCCACACCGCAGACTGGAAAGCCACCATTGCGGCGCTGGAAACTATTGATGAATGCTTAGGCAAAGTCCTTGCTGCCACCGCGCGGGCGGGGGGACTCTGCATCGTCACCTCTGACCATGGACACGCTGAGCAACTCATCGACCCTGACACAGGCGGCCCCTGGACAGCGCATACCTGCAACCCCGTGCCCTTCATCGTCGTGACTGATGCCCCGCTTAAGCTGCGACAGGGTCAACTGGGTGATGTGGCGCCGACTGTGCTGGAGCTTATGGGTATAGCGCAGCCCAGCGAGATGACGGGGCGTTCCCTAATAGAGAAAACAGTATAA
- a CDS encoding M56 family metallopeptidase: MISAPFSYRINPEVPPSYYEKLFDFIYAEYLLAQKQRFCDITRVSNAQGEKLSYIVTDPHGNRLAEVAVKSGTPFELKIEPLTSVASQTTVDEAKQDVLIAMQIFSQNVRNATVFFAWREGEEIVPEAYTKPEKSFNRLFLETQVLFFVVFIVFGMLIFVTIATALPDAFWVAPVILIGIQFGFVFYANRFIARSADWHITAANPIIHLLEYYLPVSEKSDFYKTYPRETLIAIKKEIYEEIIAKNGEVDTDAAQKIFLKHGVPCELQNLKAKKVNVYGLVKNIADRFHFPMPQIVVSNTMVPNAAASGPSPKRGLVLITTGILVQLDENELLGVLGHEFGHLRGRDPLILYGLVSAEFLFRFYVLFPLFPLIFSSFLFFAYFWAVMVLIFFIAKFFEARADLVSAMVVGNPQVLAGSLEKIGFQRLLYERVPSYRIQEWIGLDPHPPIYFRVNRLEKLTPRTIRYPLIQSMNDVIRGFIETLRG, translated from the coding sequence ATGATATCTGCTCCTTTTTCGTACAGAATTAATCCTGAGGTTCCTCCCAGCTACTATGAGAAACTATTCGACTTCATATACGCCGAATATTTGCTTGCCCAGAAACAAAGATTCTGCGACATAACCCGCGTGTCAAACGCACAGGGAGAAAAGCTATCCTACATAGTAACTGACCCCCACGGGAACCGCCTTGCAGAGGTAGCAGTGAAAAGCGGCACGCCCTTTGAACTAAAAATCGAGCCCCTCACATCGGTTGCCTCCCAAACAACCGTAGATGAAGCCAAACAGGACGTGCTTATCGCCATGCAGATTTTCTCTCAGAACGTACGCAACGCCACCGTCTTTTTTGCTTGGCGAGAAGGCGAGGAAATCGTGCCTGAAGCATACACTAAACCCGAGAAATCCTTCAATCGGCTTTTCTTGGAAACTCAGGTTCTCTTCTTTGTTGTCTTCATCGTTTTTGGCATGCTCATATTCGTCACCATCGCGACGGCGCTTCCAGATGCCTTCTGGGTTGCCCCGGTGATTTTGATAGGCATCCAATTTGGCTTTGTTTTCTACGCTAACCGCTTCATCGCCCGCAGCGCCGACTGGCACATCACCGCAGCTAACCCCATCATTCATCTGCTGGAGTACTATTTGCCCGTGAGCGAAAAAAGCGACTTCTACAAAACTTACCCCCGGGAAACTCTCATAGCTATCAAAAAGGAAATTTACGAGGAAATCATCGCTAAAAATGGCGAGGTTGACACGGATGCGGCCCAGAAAATCTTTCTCAAACACGGTGTACCATGTGAACTGCAGAACCTAAAGGCCAAAAAAGTCAATGTTTACGGCCTTGTGAAGAACATTGCTGACCGCTTCCATTTCCCGATGCCTCAAATAGTGGTTTCAAACACCATGGTTCCTAACGCCGCCGCCTCCGGTCCCAGCCCCAAACGCGGCTTAGTCCTAATCACCACAGGCATCCTTGTGCAGCTAGACGAAAATGAGTTGCTGGGAGTTTTAGGGCATGAGTTTGGGCACCTCCGCGGCAGAGACCCCCTCATACTCTACGGGTTGGTATCAGCGGAGTTTCTCTTCCGATTCTACGTTCTGTTTCCGTTGTTTCCGCTGATTTTCTCCTCGTTCCTCTTCTTCGCCTACTTCTGGGCGGTTATGGTGCTGATTTTCTTCATCGCTAAATTCTTCGAAGCCAGAGCTGACCTTGTTTCCGCGATGGTGGTGGGGAATCCGCAGGTTCTGGCGGGGTCGCTGGAGAAAATCGGTTTTCAGCGGCTGCTCTACGAGCGTGTGCCCTCCTACCGTATCCAGGAATGGATAGGGCTGGATCCGCATCCACCCATTTACTTCCGGGTGAATCGCCTTGAGAAGCTTACGCCGCGGACTATTCGGTATCCGTTGATTCAATCGATGAATGATGTGATACGGGGATTCATTGAGACGCTGCGGGGCTGA
- a CDS encoding metallophosphoesterase, whose translation MKNPPPQTLLAAALILAALTSTIPPLDAQGADDTFSVIWITDTQYLSESNPQAYTNLTQWIADNQATYNTKMTIHTGDIVNSEGNLTQWLAANQSMGVLLDGGVPYTWDAGNHDFNSSYYTGNQFAPFNPAVMKDKPYWVSDKYDGMNTAVRFNVSGWDCLIVNIAFYANDSALEWANQLLDANPQSHVIVTTHSYLNKAAGYDEWAGHLKETVLDPHPNVFLTLSGHYYPTQGNRSQVGGRWELLFNQQDAYGRLGAESARILTFNVTAGTIEVQTYNVNQNRFFTDSNNSFTVHSTFRNDAAPEDFPLGFAIGGGVVVVAVVGVFFVLRGRRWLR comes from the coding sequence GTGAAAAACCCGCCTCCACAAACTCTTCTCGCAGCCGCACTCATCCTTGCAGCCCTGACCTCAACCATTCCCCCGCTTGATGCCCAAGGCGCCGACGACACCTTCTCAGTAATCTGGATAACTGACACCCAGTACCTCTCGGAAAGCAACCCCCAAGCCTACACGAACCTAACCCAGTGGATAGCAGATAACCAAGCAACCTACAACACAAAGATGACCATCCACACCGGCGACATAGTAAACAGCGAAGGCAACCTAACGCAGTGGCTTGCCGCCAACCAATCTATGGGTGTCCTCCTCGACGGCGGCGTACCCTACACCTGGGATGCAGGCAACCATGACTTCAACTCATCCTACTACACGGGTAACCAATTCGCCCCGTTTAACCCCGCAGTTATGAAGGATAAGCCCTACTGGGTCAGCGACAAATATGACGGCATGAACACGGCGGTGCGCTTCAACGTTTCAGGCTGGGACTGCCTAATAGTAAACATCGCTTTCTACGCCAACGATTCTGCGCTGGAGTGGGCAAACCAGCTTTTGGACGCCAACCCCCAATCACACGTCATCGTGACGACGCATTCTTACCTCAACAAGGCAGCCGGCTACGATGAATGGGCAGGCCACCTCAAAGAAACCGTGTTAGACCCCCACCCAAACGTGTTCCTCACGCTCAGCGGACACTATTACCCCACGCAGGGCAACCGCTCACAAGTGGGGGGACGCTGGGAGTTGCTGTTTAACCAGCAGGATGCCTACGGCAGGTTAGGTGCGGAGAGCGCAAGGATCCTGACTTTTAACGTGACCGCAGGCACCATAGAAGTCCAGACCTACAACGTCAACCAGAACCGGTTTTTCACGGATTCCAACAACAGTTTTACTGTGCATTCGACTTTCCGCAACGATGCGGCGCCGGAGGATTTTCCGTTGGGGTTTGCGATTGGTGGCGGGGTGGTTGTGGTGGCTGTGGTTGGCGTGTTTTTTGTTTTAAGGGGGAGGCGTTGGCTGCGTTGA
- a CDS encoding Rieske (2Fe-2S) protein: MYDDEGYVEGIAESELKEGAMKMARLEGTPVLFIKLNGKLYVIDDRCPHMGCSFAGGSLDGNFVVCPCHDWRFDLESGEYEENPSYVLVTYPHKVVDGKIWVKTEDF; this comes from the coding sequence ATGTATGACGATGAAGGTTACGTGGAAGGAATAGCTGAATCCGAACTCAAAGAAGGCGCCATGAAGATGGCTCGCCTCGAAGGCACACCGGTGCTTTTCATAAAGCTAAACGGCAAACTCTACGTCATCGACGACCGATGCCCCCATATGGGCTGCAGCTTCGCCGGAGGTAGCTTGGACGGCAACTTTGTGGTTTGTCCCTGCCATGACTGGCGCTTTGATCTTGAAAGCGGCGAATACGAAGAGAACCCCTCCTATGTGCTGGTTACTTACCCCCACAAGGTTGTAGATGGGAAAATCTGGGTGAAAACAGAAGACTTCTAG